In Kazachstania africana CBS 2517 chromosome 4, complete genome, the following are encoded in one genomic region:
- the HSK3 gene encoding Hsk3p (similar to Saccharomyces cerevisiae HSK3 (YKL138C-A); ancestral locus Anc_2.426), producing the protein MNNSKKRQYAYLAQQLQQLQTNLQTTKDEMSVLSSQCNKNIVGQLGKINASWFVASNRWLENEIYKEK; encoded by the coding sequence ATGAACAATTCTAAGAAAAGACAATATGCATACCTAGCACAACAATTACAGCAACTACAAACTAACCTACAAACGACGAAAGACGAGATGAGTGTTCTATCATCTCAGTGCAATAAGAATATAGTGGGGCAATTGGGTAAAATAAATGCATCTTGGTTTGTGGCATCAAACCGTTGGCTGGAGAACGAAATTTATAAGgagaaataa
- the MRPL31 gene encoding mitochondrial 54S ribosomal protein mL60 (similar to Saccharomyces cerevisiae MRPL31 (YKL138C); ancestral locus Anc_2.428), whose product MFGPFKPTSAVLGGLLWKIPWRMSSMQKARQRGRLKNVDDVVQQLKLGLHVMRCEEKGMSFQDSLNEKKILKPRSKLMRLYSKPSFFPQEKQMSSKDKYTVFDKKAKGYRKGIHKVPKWTKVSARKNPQFF is encoded by the coding sequence ATGTTTGGCCCTTTTAAACCTACAAGTGCAGTGTTGGGTGGCTTACTTTGGAAGATACCATGGAGGATGTCTTCGATGCAAAAGGCAAGACAAAGAGGAAGACTAAAAAATGTTGATGATGTCGTTCagcaattgaaattggGTCTACATGTGATGAGATGCGAAGAGAAAGGTATGTCATTCCAAGACTCTTTGAATGAGAAGAAGATACTCAAACCTAGAAGCAAACTGATGAGATTATATAGTAAACCTTCGTTCTTTCCTCAGGAAAAGCAGATGTCATCGAAGGATAAATATACGGTCTTCGATAAGAAGGCAAAAGGTTATAGAAAGGGCATCCACAAAGTTCCCAAATGGACCAAAGTGTCggcaagaaaaaatccGCAGTTCTTCTAA